From one Branchiostoma floridae strain S238N-H82 chromosome 3, Bfl_VNyyK, whole genome shotgun sequence genomic stretch:
- the LOC118411534 gene encoding NEDD8, whose product MLIKVKTLTGKEIEIDIEPTDKVERIKERVEEKEGIPPPQQRLIFSGKQMNDDKTAADYKVQGGSVLHLVLALRGGQ is encoded by the exons ATGCTCATAAAAGTGAAG ACGCTGACTGGAAAGGAG ATTGAAATTGACATTGAGCCAACTGACAAG GTGGAGCGTATCAAGGAGCGAGTGGAAGAGAAAGAAGGAATACCACCTCCACAACAGAGACTTATCTTCAGTGGGAAGCAGAT GAATGATGACAAGACAGCAGCTGATTACAAGGTTCAAGGTGGTTCAGTACTCCACTTAGTCCTGGCACTGAGAGGTGGTCAATGA